One window of the Mycobacterium sp. SVM_VP21 genome contains the following:
- a CDS encoding metallophosphoesterase gives MAPSPALTRSVVAASAALGPAALAIGYGALIERNAFVVREATMPVLAPGSSPLRVLHISDIHMRPGQHRKQAWLRELVRLEPDLVVNTGDNLAHPKAVPAVVQALGDLLSVPGVFVFGSNDYFGPRLKNPAKYLTKPTHRIHGVPLPWQDLRAAFTERGWLDLTHNRREFDVAGHRIAAAGVDDPHIERDRYETIAGPADLTADLRLGLTHSPEPRVLDRFAGDGYQLVMAGHTHGGQLCVPFYGALVTNCGLDRSRVKGPSQWGAHMRLHVSAGIGTSPFAPVRFACRPEASLLTLVAAPTGGDDSQLTRGSTQPSVSAR, from the coding sequence ATGGCTCCTTCACCTGCCCTGACCCGGTCCGTCGTCGCCGCTTCGGCAGCGCTCGGGCCGGCGGCGCTCGCTATCGGCTACGGCGCGCTGATCGAACGCAACGCGTTCGTGGTGCGCGAGGCGACGATGCCGGTGCTGGCTCCCGGCTCCTCACCGCTGCGGGTGTTGCACATCAGCGACATTCACATGCGTCCCGGGCAGCACCGCAAACAGGCCTGGCTGCGGGAACTGGTACGCCTGGAGCCCGACCTGGTGGTCAACACCGGCGACAACCTTGCACATCCGAAGGCAGTCCCGGCGGTGGTGCAGGCCCTGGGTGATCTGCTGTCGGTGCCGGGCGTGTTCGTGTTCGGCAGCAACGACTACTTCGGTCCGCGGCTGAAGAACCCGGCCAAGTACCTGACCAAGCCGACGCATCGCATCCACGGCGTCCCGCTGCCCTGGCAGGACCTGCGTGCGGCCTTCACCGAGCGGGGCTGGCTAGACCTGACTCACAACCGTCGTGAATTCGATGTGGCCGGCCATCGGATTGCCGCGGCCGGTGTCGACGACCCGCACATCGAGCGGGACCGCTACGAGACCATCGCTGGTCCGGCCGACCTGACCGCCGATCTGCGCCTAGGGCTGACCCATTCGCCGGAGCCACGCGTGCTGGACCGGTTCGCCGGTGATGGCTACCAGTTGGTGATGGCCGGCCACACCCACGGCGGCCAGCTGTGCGTGCCGTTCTACGGCGCACTGGTGACCAACTGCGGGCTGGATCGGTCCCGGGTCAAGGGGCCCTCACAGTGGGGTGCGCACATGCGCCTGCACGTCTCGGCGGGGATCGGCACCTCGCCGTTCGCGCCGGTGCGGTTCGCCTGCCGCCCCGAGGCCAGCCTGCTGACCCTGGTGGCGGCGCCGACCGGCGGTGACGACTCGCAGCTCACCCGCGGCTCGACCCAGCCCTCCGTGTCGGCCCGTTGA
- the ponA2 gene encoding transglycosylase/D,D-transpeptidase PonA2 yields the protein MSERPPTGPTVLKLAGCCLLAAVLLAALLFPVAGGIGLMSNRASDVVANGSAQLVSGDVPAVSTMVDAKGNTIAWLYSQRRFEVPSDKIADTMKLAIVSIEDKRFAEHSGVDWKGTLTGLAGYASGDIDTRGGSTLEQQYIKNYQLLVLAQTDAEKRAAIETTPARKLREIRMALTLDRTFTKPQILTRYLNLVSFGNNSFGIQDAAQTYFGVDAVDLNWQQSALLAGMVQSTSTLNPYTNPEGALARRNLVLDTMIENIPGEADALRAAKQEPLGILPQPNELPRGCIAAGDRAFFCDYVQEYLTRAGISKEQVARGGYVIHTTLDPDVQAPIKEAIDSFANPNVQGIASVMSVIKPGSDAHPVLAMASNRTYGLNADLGETMRPQPFSLVGDGAGSIFKTFTVAAALEMGMGISADLEVPGRFQTKGMGSGGAKGCPKETWCVVNVAPYRSPMNVSTALATSPNTAFAKLISQVGVGRTVDMAIKLGLRSYADPGTARDYDPDSNESLADFVKRQNLGSFTLGPIEVNALELSNVAATLASGGVWCPPNPIDKVFDRNGNEVAVTTETCERVVPEGLANTMANALSKDIQGGGTAAPAAGSVGWDLPMAGKTGTTEAHRSSGFLGFTNRYAAANYIFDDSLSPGDLCSFPLRHCGDGDLYGGNEPARTWFAAMKPISTDFGDIIMPPTDPRYVDGGPNSRVPSVTGLDVDAARARLKEVGFQVADQPNWVNSSARSGAVVGTSPNGQTIPGSIITIEVSNGIPPPPPPPPDGLPPIGPVGSTVVEIPGLPPITIPLLPPPAPPP from the coding sequence ATGTCGGAGCGCCCCCCGACCGGCCCTACTGTGCTCAAACTGGCCGGGTGTTGTCTGCTCGCCGCCGTATTGCTCGCGGCGCTGCTGTTTCCCGTCGCCGGCGGTATCGGCCTGATGTCCAACCGCGCCTCCGACGTGGTGGCCAATGGGTCGGCCCAGCTGGTCAGCGGTGACGTGCCCGCGGTGTCGACGATGGTCGACGCCAAGGGCAACACGATCGCGTGGTTGTACTCGCAGCGCCGGTTCGAGGTGCCCAGCGACAAGATCGCCGACACGATGAAGCTGGCGATCGTCTCCATCGAGGACAAGCGGTTCGCCGAACACAGTGGGGTGGACTGGAAGGGCACGCTGACCGGGCTGGCCGGCTACGCCTCTGGAGACATCGACACCCGCGGCGGCTCGACGCTGGAGCAGCAGTACATCAAGAACTACCAACTGCTGGTGCTGGCCCAGACCGACGCCGAGAAGCGTGCCGCGATCGAGACCACCCCCGCACGCAAGCTCCGCGAGATCCGGATGGCGCTCACGCTGGACCGGACCTTCACCAAACCGCAGATCCTGACCCGCTACCTGAACCTGGTGTCGTTCGGGAACAACTCGTTCGGCATCCAAGACGCCGCCCAGACCTACTTCGGCGTGGACGCCGTGGACCTGAACTGGCAGCAGTCGGCCCTGCTGGCGGGCATGGTGCAGTCGACCAGTACGCTGAACCCCTACACCAATCCCGAGGGTGCGCTGGCGCGACGGAACCTGGTGCTGGACACCATGATCGAAAACATCCCCGGCGAGGCCGACGCACTGCGAGCGGCCAAGCAGGAGCCACTGGGCATCCTGCCGCAGCCCAACGAGCTGCCGCGGGGCTGCATCGCGGCCGGCGACCGGGCCTTCTTCTGCGACTACGTGCAGGAGTACCTCACGCGGGCGGGGATCAGCAAGGAGCAGGTGGCCCGCGGCGGCTACGTCATCCACACCACGCTGGACCCCGACGTGCAGGCCCCGATCAAAGAGGCGATCGACAGCTTCGCCAACCCCAACGTGCAGGGCATCGCCAGTGTGATGAGCGTGATCAAGCCCGGGAGCGACGCACACCCGGTGCTGGCGATGGCCAGCAATCGTACCTACGGGCTCAACGCTGACCTCGGCGAAACCATGCGGCCGCAACCGTTCTCACTGGTCGGCGACGGCGCCGGGTCGATTTTCAAGACCTTCACCGTGGCCGCAGCGCTGGAGATGGGCATGGGCATCAGCGCCGATCTCGAAGTGCCCGGCCGGTTCCAGACCAAGGGCATGGGCTCAGGCGGCGCCAAGGGCTGCCCCAAGGAGACCTGGTGCGTGGTCAACGTCGCGCCCTACCGGTCGCCGATGAACGTCTCCACCGCGCTGGCGACCTCGCCCAACACCGCGTTCGCGAAGCTGATCTCCCAGGTCGGCGTCGGCCGCACCGTGGACATGGCGATCAAGCTGGGTCTGCGCTCCTACGCCGATCCGGGTACCGCCCGCGACTACGATCCGGACAGCAACGAGAGCCTCGCCGACTTCGTCAAACGGCAGAACCTGGGCTCGTTCACCCTGGGCCCGATCGAGGTCAACGCGCTGGAGCTGTCCAACGTTGCCGCAACCTTGGCCTCCGGTGGGGTCTGGTGCCCGCCGAACCCGATCGACAAGGTCTTCGACCGCAACGGCAACGAGGTGGCTGTGACCACCGAGACCTGTGAGCGAGTGGTTCCCGAAGGGCTCGCGAACACGATGGCCAACGCCTTGAGCAAGGACATCCAAGGCGGCGGCACCGCGGCACCGGCCGCCGGTTCGGTGGGCTGGGATCTGCCGATGGCGGGCAAGACCGGCACCACCGAGGCGCACCGCTCGTCGGGCTTTCTGGGCTTCACCAACCGTTACGCGGCAGCCAACTACATCTTCGACGACTCCCTCTCGCCCGGCGACCTGTGCTCGTTCCCGCTGCGGCACTGCGGCGACGGGGACCTCTACGGCGGCAATGAGCCGGCCCGGACCTGGTTTGCGGCAATGAAACCGATCTCCACCGACTTCGGCGACATCATCATGCCGCCGACCGATCCGCGGTACGTCGACGGCGGCCCCAACTCACGGGTGCCCAGCGTCACCGGCCTGGACGTGGACGCCGCCCGGGCGCGCCTGAAGGAAGTCGGATTCCAGGTCGCCGACCAGCCGAACTGGGTCAACAGCAGCGCCCGTTCCGGGGCGGTGGTCGGCACCTCACCGAATGGTCAGACCATTCCCGGTTCGATCATCACCATCGAGGTCAGCAACGGCATCCCGCCGCCACCGCCACCGCCGCCGGACGGCCTACCGCCGATCGGGCCGGTGGGTTCGACGGTGGTGGAGATTCCCGGGCTGCCGCCGATCACCATTCCGCTGCTGCCGCCCCCTGCGCCGCCGCCGTAA
- a CDS encoding RidA family protein, producing the protein MSWRVRLTELGIDLPEVVAPLAAYVPAVRTGNLVYTSGQLPMRAGELPQTGKVGGQVSPEEGHALARICALNALAAVDALVGLDAVARVVKVVGFVASAPNFNGQPAVVNGASELLGEVFGDAGKHARSAVGVSELPLDAPVEVELIVELKAAAE; encoded by the coding sequence ATGAGCTGGCGGGTTCGGCTGACCGAACTCGGGATCGACCTGCCGGAGGTGGTGGCGCCGCTAGCGGCCTACGTGCCGGCGGTGCGCACCGGCAACCTGGTCTACACGTCCGGCCAGCTGCCGATGCGGGCCGGCGAGTTGCCGCAGACCGGAAAGGTGGGTGGGCAGGTCAGCCCGGAGGAGGGCCACGCGCTGGCCCGGATCTGCGCTCTCAACGCGCTGGCCGCCGTGGATGCCCTGGTCGGGCTCGATGCCGTGGCCCGGGTGGTCAAGGTGGTCGGATTCGTCGCGTCGGCGCCGAACTTCAACGGGCAGCCCGCCGTGGTCAACGGTGCCTCCGAACTGTTGGGTGAGGTGTTCGGCGATGCCGGCAAGCACGCGCGCTCCGCGGTCGGGGTCTCCGAGCTGCCGCTGGACGCGCCGGTGGAGGTCGAACTGATCGTCGAGTTGAAGGCCGCGGCGGAGTAG
- a CDS encoding helix-turn-helix domain-containing protein: MERARKAVGWSASRLSDRCRELGVPIHRVALGKMETGERTPTVDELTVIAAALNTSPAMLLFGTDLVEGSVALLPSLRTSADHALQWFSGKSSLTPDAQSAYSQANRPISLARDLETARHMLRHSVNDLAAAISRDDERVQMFREILRRSQDEVEFIESEIRESGLVLNSDDASDT; the protein is encoded by the coding sequence ATGGAGCGGGCGCGGAAGGCTGTCGGTTGGAGTGCCTCAAGACTGTCGGATCGATGCCGTGAACTTGGCGTACCGATTCACCGGGTGGCACTGGGGAAGATGGAGACGGGGGAACGGACTCCGACCGTTGACGAACTAACCGTGATTGCCGCCGCGCTCAACACATCGCCGGCCATGCTGCTATTTGGGACTGACCTAGTAGAGGGTTCAGTCGCACTACTTCCATCACTACGCACGTCAGCGGACCATGCACTGCAATGGTTTTCGGGCAAATCTTCACTGACTCCCGATGCGCAGAGTGCGTATTCTCAGGCGAATCGCCCGATATCTCTGGCGCGGGATCTTGAAACCGCCCGCCATATGCTGCGGCACTCAGTTAACGACCTAGCGGCGGCGATAAGCAGGGACGACGAGCGGGTTCAGATGTTCCGCGAGATACTGCGTCGAAGCCAAGACGAGGTCGAGTTTATCGAGTCGGAAATCCGCGAAAGCGGCCTAGTGCTGAACAGCGATGATGCCTCAGACACGTAA
- a CDS encoding ArsA family ATPase — protein sequence MTPDKTGKPLALDLAAILADTSNRVVVCCGAGGVGKTTTAASMALRAAEYGRTVVVLTIDPARRLAQALGIDDLGNHPQRVQLPAEVPGQLHAMMLDMRRTFDEMVTQYSGPERAEAILGNQFYQTVATSLSGTQEYMAMEKLGQLLAEDRWDLVVVDTPPSRNALDFLDAPKRLGSFMDSRLWKLLLGPGRGIGKLVAGALGLAMKALSTVLGSQMLSDAANFVQSLDATFGGFREKADRTYDLLKRRGTQFVVVSAAEPDALREASFFVDRLSQEHMPLAGLILNRTHPMLCDLPVERAIDAIETLQEPKVSASLPEGTKSLTTAALQIHAERGATAKREIRLLSRFTRANPRVPIVGVPSLPFDVSDLEALGAIADQLTAKK from the coding sequence ATGACACCCGATAAGACCGGCAAGCCGCTGGCACTGGACTTGGCGGCGATCCTGGCCGACACCTCCAATCGCGTGGTGGTGTGCTGCGGCGCCGGTGGCGTGGGCAAGACCACCACTGCCGCGTCGATGGCGCTGCGGGCCGCGGAATACGGCCGCACCGTGGTCGTGCTGACCATTGACCCTGCGCGACGGCTGGCCCAGGCGCTGGGCATCGACGATCTGGGCAATCACCCGCAGCGGGTGCAACTGCCTGCCGAAGTACCCGGTCAGCTGCACGCGATGATGCTCGACATGCGCCGCACCTTCGACGAGATGGTGACGCAGTACTCCGGCCCGGAGCGGGCCGAGGCGATCCTGGGCAACCAGTTCTACCAAACGGTCGCCACCTCGCTCTCCGGCACGCAGGAGTACATGGCGATGGAGAAACTCGGCCAGCTTCTCGCCGAGGACCGCTGGGACCTGGTGGTGGTCGACACCCCGCCGTCGCGCAACGCCCTGGACTTCCTGGACGCACCGAAGCGGCTGGGCAGCTTCATGGACAGCCGGTTGTGGAAGTTGCTGTTGGGCCCCGGACGGGGCATCGGCAAGCTGGTCGCCGGTGCGCTCGGCCTGGCGATGAAAGCGCTGTCGACTGTTCTCGGTTCGCAAATGCTTTCCGACGCAGCGAATTTCGTGCAGTCCCTCGACGCCACCTTCGGCGGCTTCCGGGAGAAGGCAGACCGCACCTATGACTTGCTCAAGCGCCGCGGCACCCAGTTCGTAGTGGTGTCGGCAGCCGAACCGGACGCGCTGCGGGAGGCGTCGTTCTTCGTCGACCGACTCTCCCAAGAGCACATGCCGCTGGCTGGGCTGATTCTCAACCGCACCCATCCGATGTTGTGCGACCTGCCCGTCGAGCGCGCCATCGACGCGATCGAGACGCTGCAGGAGCCCAAGGTCAGCGCATCGCTGCCGGAAGGGACGAAGTCGCTCACCACTGCGGCGCTGCAGATTCACGCCGAGCGCGGCGCTACCGCTAAGCGTGAGATCCGACTGCTGTCGCGTTTCACCCGGGCCAACCCGCGGGTTCCCATCGTAGGGGTGCCGTCATTGCCGTTCGACGTCTCCGATTTGGAGGCGCTCGGCGCGATCGCCGATCAGTTGACGGCGAAGAAGTAG
- a CDS encoding ATPase produces the protein MVTATSSSEPLLGWPSRLTKARLHFVTGKGGTGKSTVAAALALSLAAGGRRVLLVEVEERQGIAQLFDVPPLPITPLKVATAEDGGQVDALAMDIEAAFLEYLDLFYNLGIAGRAMRRVGAVEFATTIAPGLRDVILTGKIKYHVIQTDKNNKPIYDAVVVDAPPTGRISRFLDVTKAVSQLAKGGPVHSQADGVVKLLHSDQTAIHLVTLLEALPMQETLEAIDELRQLDLPIGSVIVNRDIPAHLDPADLAKAAEGVVDADALRAGLTAAGITLSDDDFAGLLTETIQHATRVSARTETAEQLQQLDVPRLHLPTIPDGVDLGSLYELSEILGQQGVR, from the coding sequence GTGGTGACAGCCACATCCAGCAGCGAGCCGCTTCTCGGCTGGCCTTCGCGATTGACGAAGGCCCGGCTGCATTTCGTGACCGGCAAGGGCGGTACCGGCAAGTCGACGGTTGCGGCCGCGCTGGCGTTGTCGCTGGCAGCCGGCGGACGCCGAGTGCTACTGGTGGAAGTCGAAGAACGCCAAGGCATTGCGCAACTCTTCGACGTGCCGCCGCTGCCCATTACCCCACTCAAGGTCGCGACCGCCGAGGACGGTGGGCAGGTCGACGCGCTGGCGATGGACATCGAGGCCGCGTTCCTGGAGTACCTGGACCTGTTTTACAACCTGGGGATCGCCGGGCGGGCGATGCGGCGAGTCGGGGCGGTCGAGTTCGCGACCACCATCGCGCCCGGCCTGCGCGACGTCATTCTCACCGGCAAGATCAAGTACCACGTGATCCAGACCGACAAGAACAACAAGCCGATCTACGATGCGGTCGTGGTGGATGCACCGCCGACCGGCCGGATCTCCCGGTTCCTCGACGTGACCAAGGCGGTATCGCAGCTGGCCAAGGGCGGCCCGGTGCACTCGCAGGCCGACGGCGTGGTGAAGCTGCTGCACTCGGACCAGACCGCCATCCATCTGGTGACGCTGCTGGAGGCCCTGCCGATGCAGGAGACCTTGGAGGCCATCGATGAGCTGCGGCAGCTGGACCTACCGATCGGCAGCGTGATCGTCAACCGCGACATCCCCGCACACCTGGATCCCGCGGACTTGGCCAAGGCCGCCGAAGGCGTCGTCGACGCCGACGCGCTCCGGGCTGGCCTGACCGCGGCGGGGATCACGCTGAGCGACGACGACTTCGCCGGTCTGCTGACCGAAACCATCCAGCACGCCACCCGCGTCAGCGCCCGGACGGAGACGGCCGAGCAGCTGCAGCAGTTGGATGTGCCGCGCCTGCATCTGCCGACGATCCCCGACGGGGTGGACCTCGGCAGCCTCTATGAGCTCTCCGAAATTCTCGGCCAACAGGGGGTTCGATGA
- a CDS encoding DUF4177 domain-containing protein, which yields MTQRTVWEYATVPLITHATKQILDQWGEDGWELVSVLPGPSGEQLIAFLKRPR from the coding sequence ATGACTCAACGCACGGTCTGGGAGTACGCCACCGTCCCCTTGATCACGCACGCCACCAAGCAGATCCTCGACCAATGGGGAGAAGACGGCTGGGAGTTGGTGTCGGTGCTGCCGGGGCCCTCCGGTGAGCAGCTCATCGCCTTCCTAAAGCGCCCGCGATGA
- a CDS encoding PLP-dependent cysteine synthase family protein — protein sequence MTGRIADHGHPRRWADNAIRLIEADARRSADTHLLRYPLPAAWAAESDVALYLKDETTHITGSLKHRLARSLFLYGLCNGRIAEGTTVVEASSGSTAVSEAYFAALLGLPFVAVMPSSTSASKVALIEAQGGRCHFVAHSADVYAEAERIAADTGGHYLDQFTNAERATDWRGNNNIAESMFSQMRDEAHPIPDWIVVGAGTGGTSATIGRYIRYRRHATRLCVVDPENSAFYPAYSQCRYDVVVEESSRIEGIGRPRVEPSFLPDVVDRMMAVPDAASVATARHVSAVLGRRVGASTGTNIWGAFALLAEMVADGRNGSVVTVLADSGDRYADTYYNDDWLAQQGLDPTGPAAVLAEFERSCRFAFA from the coding sequence TTGACTGGGCGGATTGCCGACCACGGGCATCCACGGCGCTGGGCCGACAACGCGATCCGGCTGATCGAAGCCGACGCACGGCGCAGCGCCGACACCCATCTGCTGCGTTACCCGCTGCCCGCAGCGTGGGCCGCCGAGTCCGATGTGGCGCTGTACCTCAAGGACGAGACCACCCACATCACCGGCAGCCTCAAGCACCGGCTGGCCCGCTCGCTGTTTCTCTACGGGCTGTGCAACGGCCGGATCGCCGAGGGCACCACGGTGGTCGAGGCGTCGTCGGGGTCCACCGCGGTCTCGGAGGCCTACTTCGCGGCCCTGCTGGGCCTGCCGTTCGTCGCGGTGATGCCGTCCTCGACCAGTGCATCAAAAGTGGCGCTGATCGAGGCGCAGGGCGGGCGCTGTCATTTCGTCGCGCATTCGGCCGATGTCTACGCCGAAGCGGAGCGGATCGCCGCCGACACCGGCGGGCACTACCTGGACCAGTTCACCAACGCCGAGCGGGCCACCGACTGGCGCGGCAACAACAACATCGCGGAGTCGATGTTCTCCCAGATGCGCGACGAAGCCCATCCGATCCCGGATTGGATCGTGGTGGGGGCCGGCACCGGCGGCACCAGCGCAACGATCGGCCGCTACATCCGGTACCGCCGGCACGCGACCAGGTTGTGCGTGGTGGACCCGGAGAATTCGGCCTTCTACCCGGCCTATTCGCAGTGCCGCTACGACGTGGTGGTCGAAGAATCGTCGCGGATCGAAGGCATCGGCCGGCCGCGGGTGGAACCGTCGTTCCTGCCCGACGTGGTGGACCGGATGATGGCCGTGCCCGATGCCGCCTCGGTGGCCACGGCCCGGCACGTCAGCGCGGTGTTGGGGCGTCGGGTGGGCGCCTCGACCGGCACCAATATCTGGGGCGCTTTTGCGCTACTGGCAGAGATGGTTGCCGACGGGCGCAACGGATCGGTGGTCACCGTGTTGGCTGACAGCGGCGACCGCTACGCCGACACCTACTACAACGACGACTGGCTGGCGCAGCAAGGACTCGACCCGACGGGCCCAGCCGCAGTCTTGGCCGAATTCGAGAGGTCCTGCCGGTTCGCGTTCGCCTGA
- a CDS encoding site-specific integrase — protein MDAGGREVAKGFARKADATAWLENITSTIVTGTYVAPGAGNATIGEIHKQWVGTFGHLKDTTVAARASAWAVHVRDTWAETAVAEVQTSAVRAWVADLAAAGAAAPTIENALGVLRMILALAVEDKRIPRNPCDGVKAPAREHSQRAYLTHAQVDELATAMEGYGLVVLFLAYTGLRYGEMAALTVADFDMLRRRVNVRRSVTEVVGRLVWSTPKNHERRSVPFPKFLADDLAAAMVDKRRDDLVFTAPAGGVLRIATFRTRVFNPAVTNLRAPDDDGNPTTDWPRPTMHDLRHTAASLAISAGANVKAVQTMLGHKSAALTLDTYADLFPDDLEAVADALDVAARAARKTTADALRTERSPVS, from the coding sequence GTGGATGCGGGCGGTCGCGAGGTTGCCAAGGGCTTCGCACGCAAAGCGGACGCGACGGCGTGGCTGGAGAACATCACATCGACCATCGTCACCGGCACCTACGTCGCACCGGGTGCTGGCAATGCCACCATCGGCGAGATCCACAAGCAGTGGGTCGGAACATTCGGGCACCTAAAGGACACGACCGTCGCGGCCAGAGCCTCCGCGTGGGCGGTGCACGTTCGTGATACCTGGGCAGAGACCGCGGTGGCGGAAGTCCAAACGTCGGCTGTGCGGGCTTGGGTAGCTGATCTGGCTGCGGCCGGTGCGGCGGCTCCGACAATCGAAAATGCCCTTGGTGTGCTCCGCATGATCCTGGCTCTCGCCGTCGAGGACAAGCGCATACCCCGCAACCCGTGCGACGGCGTGAAAGCGCCTGCCCGTGAACATTCCCAGCGGGCCTATCTGACCCATGCCCAGGTGGACGAGCTGGCCACGGCTATGGAGGGCTACGGCCTGGTGGTGCTGTTCCTGGCCTACACAGGCTTGCGGTATGGGGAGATGGCGGCGCTGACTGTCGCTGACTTCGACATGCTGCGACGGCGCGTGAATGTTCGTCGGTCAGTGACCGAGGTGGTGGGGAGGCTGGTGTGGTCGACCCCGAAGAACCACGAACGACGCTCGGTGCCCTTCCCGAAGTTCCTGGCCGACGATCTGGCAGCCGCGATGGTGGACAAGCGCCGCGACGATCTGGTGTTCACCGCGCCGGCTGGTGGGGTGCTGCGGATCGCCACGTTCCGCACCCGCGTGTTCAACCCGGCAGTGACCAACCTGCGGGCACCCGACGACGACGGTAACCCGACAACGGACTGGCCCCGGCCCACGATGCACGATCTGCGGCACACGGCGGCGTCGCTGGCGATCAGTGCCGGCGCCAACGTGAAAGCCGTGCAGACGATGCTGGGCCACAAGAGCGCGGCCCTGACGTTGGACACCTACGCAGACCTGTTTCCCGACGATCTGGAGGCTGTCGCGGACGCTCTGGACGTTGCTGCGCGGGCGGCCAGGAAAACTACTGCGGACGCACTGCGGACGGAGCGAAGCCCGGTCTCGTAG
- a CDS encoding MBL fold metallo-hydrolase: MSASHPAYGRLRPVTETASVLLADNPGLMTLDGTNTWVLRGRRSDEVVIVDPGPDDDEHIGRLAEVGRIALVLISHRHFDHTEGIDKLVDAVGAPVYSAGSGFQRRLGGGLTDGQVIEAAGLRITVFATPGHTADSLSFVLDDAVLTADTVLGRGTTVIDSEDGDLTHYLDSLRRLRGLGGRTVLPGHGPELPNIEAVASGYLEHREQRLNQVRSALAALGEDATARQVVEYVYTDVDEELWGPAEWSVQAQLNYLRG; this comes from the coding sequence GTGTCGGCTAGTCATCCCGCGTACGGTCGGCTGCGGCCGGTCACCGAGACCGCGTCGGTGCTGCTGGCCGACAATCCCGGGCTGATGACCCTGGATGGCACCAACACCTGGGTGCTGCGTGGCCGGCGCAGCGACGAGGTGGTGATCGTCGACCCGGGGCCCGACGATGACGAGCACATCGGCCGGCTGGCTGAGGTCGGCCGGATCGCCCTGGTGTTGATCAGCCACCGGCACTTCGATCACACCGAGGGCATCGACAAGCTGGTGGACGCCGTCGGGGCACCGGTCTACTCCGCAGGTAGCGGATTTCAGCGGCGGCTCGGGGGCGGGTTGACCGACGGTCAGGTGATCGAGGCGGCTGGCCTGCGGATCACCGTGTTCGCCACCCCGGGGCATACCGCGGACTCGCTGTCGTTCGTGCTGGACGATGCCGTCTTGACCGCCGACACCGTGCTGGGTCGCGGCACCACGGTCATCGACTCCGAGGACGGCGACCTGACGCACTACCTGGACTCGCTGCGGCGCCTGCGCGGGCTGGGTGGACGCACGGTGCTGCCCGGGCATGGACCGGAGCTGCCCAACATCGAGGCGGTGGCCAGCGGCTATCTCGAGCATCGCGAACAGCGGCTCAACCAGGTCCGTTCGGCGCTGGCCGCGCTGGGTGAGGACGCCACCGCCCGACAAGTCGTCGAATACGTCTATACCGACGTCGACGAAGAGCTCTGGGGTCCCGCCGAATGGTCGGTGCAGGCCCAGCTGAACTATCTGCGGGGCTGA
- a CDS encoding WhiB family transcriptional regulator produces MPTASASQPPRTVLRGVQDEGRIAWVSKAVCRGADPDELFVRGAAQRKAAVICRHCPVVLECLADALDNRVEFGVWGGMTERQRRALLKQHPEVTSWREYFAAQRKQRDAG; encoded by the coding sequence ATGCCAACGGCTTCAGCATCCCAACCCCCCCGAACCGTCTTGCGCGGCGTGCAGGACGAGGGTCGAATCGCCTGGGTTTCCAAAGCCGTCTGCCGCGGTGCGGATCCCGATGAACTCTTCGTACGCGGTGCGGCGCAACGCAAAGCCGCGGTGATCTGTCGGCACTGCCCGGTCGTGCTTGAGTGTCTGGCCGACGCCCTCGACAACCGGGTCGAGTTCGGTGTGTGGGGCGGCATGACCGAACGGCAACGCCGGGCGCTGCTCAAGCAGCACCCCGAAGTGACCTCCTGGCGCGAGTACTTCGCCGCCCAGCGCAAGCAGCGTGACGCCGGCTGA